A window of the Desulfobacula toluolica Tol2 genome harbors these coding sequences:
- a CDS encoding antibiotic biosynthesis monooxygenase family protein: MAVCVIIRRSVKDKKIADKLVPLILKLRTKAIVQPGYITAQTFSSLAVEGEYLIISTWNKIEDWNRWMNNEERLAIQKKIDELIGEKTQYQYYEPVIGGIMPRFEGKI, from the coding sequence ATGGCAGTTTGTGTAATTATAAGGCGAAGCGTAAAAGATAAAAAAATAGCAGATAAGCTGGTTCCCCTGATTCTAAAACTCAGGACCAAGGCTATCGTCCAGCCAGGGTATATTACAGCCCAGACATTTTCAAGCCTGGCCGTTGAGGGTGAATATCTTATCATCAGTACATGGAATAAGATTGAAGACTGGAACCGGTGGATGAACAATGAGGAACGGCTGGCTATCCAAAAGAAGATAGACGAATTAATCGGAGAAAAAACCCAATATCAATATTACGAACCTGTTATCGGTGGTATTATGCCGAGATTTGAAGGCAAAATTTAA
- a CDS encoding universal stress protein, with product MDENKILLPYNFTDMDKKALEFICRTYVNHDDVSVTVFHAYSPVPDIDVSKSSVMEKMSSNLHYLRRQVIDQESRMIEIKQYLLSEGFKDSRVNYLYLPKKKDIAREIIQLARDERYHTIVLSRSGTVTSFFIPSVFNKVVTTLKNVTITIIT from the coding sequence ATGGACGAAAATAAAATTTTACTTCCCTATAATTTTACAGATATGGATAAAAAAGCACTGGAGTTTATTTGCCGGACTTATGTTAATCATGACGATGTGAGTGTGACGGTTTTCCATGCGTATTCTCCGGTTCCTGATATTGATGTGAGCAAAAGCAGCGTGATGGAAAAAATGTCAAGCAACCTGCATTATCTTCGCCGTCAGGTCATAGACCAGGAAAGCAGGATGATTGAAATCAAACAATATCTTTTAAGCGAGGGATTTAAAGACAGCCGGGTGAATTATTTGTATCTGCCCAAGAAAAAGGATATTGCCAGAGAAATCATCCAGCTGGCCAGAGACGAAAGATATCATACAATTGTGCTGAGCCGGTCCGGAACCGTAACAAGTTTTTTCATACCCAGTGTATTCAACAAAGTTGTGACAACTCTTAAAAATGTCACTATAACGATTATCACCTGA
- a CDS encoding NAD-dependent epimerase/dehydratase family protein, with product MGYTILITGASGYLGSALCAELSRDHHIIGLYRRFPSEKLQTVAPNVRWEKGDVVDEDCLDLIFKNGISRGRPIDYVIHFAAFTGFGEKWQDEYSDTNVIGTRNIIKSACAAGVKRILFAGSIAALEPLAQGEVLTEKSLVYGRMAYSKSKAMGEKLFAKNSDRVPAIVLRLGGVFSDWCELPPLFSVMNLWSKPFVGKMVPGQGKSGFPYIHRRDVVKIVRRIVEKNDSLDRFEILFASQSGCTYQKDLFPIIRRECKKNFSDKPVNMPLFPLKIALHGKFIVNTLAGKKTYERAWMIDYVDRPLVVDTSYTRNKLNWKPSPGLHILERLPVLMYYFNHHHRKWYARNIKRNDQNYEYEPD from the coding sequence ATGGGGTATACGATTTTGATCACCGGGGCATCCGGTTACCTGGGCTCGGCACTGTGTGCGGAATTGTCCCGGGATCATCATATTATCGGACTTTACAGGCGCTTTCCGTCTGAAAAACTACAGACAGTTGCGCCAAATGTCAGATGGGAAAAGGGTGATGTCGTTGATGAAGATTGCCTGGACCTGATTTTTAAAAATGGGATTTCACGGGGCCGGCCCATTGATTATGTGATTCATTTTGCAGCCTTTACGGGTTTTGGTGAAAAATGGCAGGATGAATACAGCGATACCAATGTTATCGGCACCCGGAATATTATCAAATCCGCCTGTGCAGCAGGTGTGAAACGGATTCTTTTTGCCGGGAGCATTGCCGCACTTGAGCCTCTTGCCCAGGGAGAAGTGTTGACGGAAAAATCATTGGTCTATGGTCGCATGGCATATTCTAAAAGCAAGGCCATGGGAGAAAAACTGTTTGCCAAAAATTCAGACCGGGTCCCGGCAATAGTACTGAGGCTTGGCGGGGTGTTTTCAGACTGGTGTGAACTTCCTCCTTTATTCAGTGTCATGAATCTTTGGAGCAAACCGTTTGTCGGAAAGATGGTGCCGGGACAGGGAAAGTCAGGATTCCCTTATATTCACCGCAGGGATGTGGTTAAAATTGTCCGGAGAATCGTTGAGAAAAATGATAGTCTTGACCGGTTTGAAATATTGTTTGCATCCCAGTCCGGCTGCACATATCAAAAAGATTTGTTTCCGATAATTCGAAGGGAATGCAAGAAGAATTTTTCGGATAAACCTGTGAACATGCCTTTGTTTCCTTTGAAAATAGCTTTGCATGGAAAATTTATTGTCAATACTCTTGCCGGAAAAAAAACTTATGAAAGGGCCTGGATGATTGATTATGTCGACAGGCCCCTGGTGGTCGATACCTCCTATACCCGTAATAAACTGAACTGGAAGCCCAGTCCAGGGCTTCACATCCTTGAGCGTTTACCGGTTTTGATGTATTATTTTAATCATCACCACCGCAAATGGTATGCCCGGAATATTAAGCGTAATGATCAAAATTATGAATATGAGCCGGATTAG
- a CDS encoding universal stress protein: MFKHILVATDRVSRADAPVLTALDLAGQYHAKLTVLHVLEPGFTSNTEQVSPDYTETIKTKLHKTYESDVTYSHIVRFTIRTGCPWKEILNEAHNPDTDLIILGPHSKQTEKKEAVRKNKKIGNTARKILTRKNCPMMIINKPIAKEKLKFQKIIVGIDFSISCECALCLSVKLSRDFNSILYPFFMIPIPPYPKYNGVHYKTDMDALTKKLEEFCDVYLDGTEHEYKIWGGALPHQEVLKCAEKTDADLIILGSHTKNDTGKNYAGKWYAGSVVERVSFRADCPVLVLNDPKALEKWHDIQIPDQNRETATDRSINLFHLKKRKGPSAC; the protein is encoded by the coding sequence CGGCCCTTGATCTTGCCGGACAATACCATGCCAAACTGACCGTCCTTCACGTCCTTGAGCCTGGTTTCACAAGCAACACGGAACAGGTTAGCCCCGACTATACTGAAACCATAAAAACCAAACTGCACAAGACCTATGAGAGTGATGTAACTTACTCCCATATCGTCAGATTCACCATACGAACTGGTTGCCCATGGAAAGAAATACTCAATGAGGCCCATAATCCGGATACAGACCTGATCATTTTAGGTCCGCACTCCAAACAGACTGAAAAAAAAGAGGCGGTCAGGAAAAACAAAAAAATCGGAAATACTGCCCGAAAGATACTCACCCGGAAAAACTGTCCAATGATGATCATTAACAAACCAATTGCAAAAGAAAAGCTCAAGTTCCAAAAAATAATTGTGGGCATTGATTTTTCCATATCCTGTGAATGCGCGCTTTGCCTTTCTGTTAAATTATCCCGGGATTTCAACTCAATTCTTTATCCGTTTTTCATGATTCCGATTCCGCCATATCCGAAATATAATGGGGTTCACTACAAGACGGATATGGATGCGTTAACAAAAAAACTTGAGGAATTCTGTGATGTTTACCTGGATGGAACAGAGCATGAATATAAGATCTGGGGAGGTGCCCTGCCGCATCAGGAAGTGCTGAAATGTGCAGAAAAAACAGATGCAGATTTGATCATCCTTGGATCACACACAAAAAATGATACTGGAAAAAACTATGCGGGAAAATGGTATGCCGGAAGTGTTGTAGAGCGCGTCAGCTTTAGAGCCGATTGTCCGGTTCTGGTCTTGAACGACCCTAAAGCACTTGAAAAATGGCATGATATCCAGATACCGGATCAAAACAGGGAAACTGCAACGGACCGATCTATTAATCTTTTTCATCTAAAAAAAAGAAAAGGGCCTTCTGCTTGCTAA